The Rhodothermales bacterium genome segment GCGTTCTCGTATAACTTTTTCGCCCGCCGCACGCTGCTCTACAGCGCCGACGAGAGCCTGACGCGCTGGTTCGAGGACGCGAACAGCGTGGCGGAGCGGGATCAGGTCAATGAAGTCCTGATCGCGACCGGCTGGGTGGCGCACGGGCTGCGCCACACGCGCCGGCTGCTGGATATCAAACAGGACGTCAACCTCGCGTGGCAGAGCGCGATCGAGACGGCGCATGCGCTGGCGGCCGTCCACGTGGTGCAGCACGGCGAAATCTGTGAGACGCAGGCGATCTACCGCGCGCTGGACCTCGCGCCGGCGCTCTTCGCCGAAGTTTACACGGCGTTGTTGACGAACGGACCGTCCCGAGAAGGGGTGGAAACCGCCCTGCGGGCCGGCACGGCCTGGATGGCCGATCATGCGGAGGCCAATCTGGCCCCCGTGCTGACGTACCTCCGCCGGCAACGGCGGGCCGTGCCGCTTTCCGAACTGGCCGACCATTTCGCGTATTCCCAGCTCTATCCCTGGCATCTGGAGGGCGCGTGCGAGTGGCTCGCGGAAAGCGGTCGACTCGAAAAACTGGCGGCGGACCTGCTCCTCACCAGCAAGAGCCGCGTCCACCTCGAAGAACCCGCCTACTTCATCGATGCCGCCATCTGAACCGGCCGCGCCCCGCGTCGCCATCGAGGTGCGCGGCGCGCGCGAGAACAACCTGCAAAACGTTTCCGTCGACATCCCGCGCGATAAGCTCGTGGTGGTCACCGGCGTGAGCGGCTCCGGCAAGTCGTCGCTCGCGTTCGAGACGGTGTATGCCGAGGGGCAGCGCCGGCTACTCGCGTCGATGAGCAGCTACGCCAAACGCTTCGTGTCGCAGCTCAAGAAGCCGGACGTCGATTTCGTCAACGGGCTTTCGCCGGTCGTCTCCATCGACCAGAAAACGGTAGGCCGAAATCCGCGCAGCACGGTGGGCACGATGACCGACATCCAGGATTACCTCCGGATGCTGTACGCCAGCCTGGGGCAGGCGCATTGCCCGTGGTGCGAGGCTGCCATCCCGGCGATGACGCCACACCGCATGGCCGAACACATCCTGGCGCTGCCGGCGGGAACGGAGGTGGAAGTCCGTGTGCCGGTCTGGAAGGTGTGGGGCGAGGACTGGAACTGGCTCCTCGATCAGATCCGCCGGCACGGCTACCGCAGGGCCCGCGTGGACGGCGACCTCGTGGATCTGGGATCCGCGTTTCGGTTGGACGACGAAGGCGATCACCGCATCGAGGCCGTGGCCGATACCTTTGTCGTCGAGCCCGGCATCGAGCGGGAGATTGTCGCTTCGCTGAACGACGCACGCGAGTTGGGGGATGGGCTGCTGTCTTTCCACATCGTCGGATCCGTGGAAGCGGCCCACAGGCAGCGGTTCGAGGCGGATTTCGGGTGCGACGCCCACCGCATCGTGAGCCTGGATCTGCACCACGGCGAGTTCACCTTCAACGACCCTGCCGGCGCCTGCCCCACGTGCGGCGGACTCGGGACGGGGAAGCGCGTCCACAAACAGCTCCTGGTGCCCGACCCCACGCGCTCGCTGCGCGACGGCGCCATCGTGAGCCGCGAGTACAACCCGGGAAACTGGACCGGCCGCATCCTCTATACGCTCTCTCGCCGGCACGATTTTTCGCTGGATACCCCGTTCGGCGAACTGCCCGAAGCTATCGTCCAGCTGCTGTACTACGGGCGGGCCGAAGCGCCGCTCGTCATCGAGGTCCCCCCGGAAGCCAAGGTGGGTCAGCACTACGCCGGCCGCGAAATGGCCTTCCACGGGTTCATCAACGACATCGAGCGCCACTACCACTGGTACCGCAAGCAGGGAGAGGCCAATACCTGGACCGAGGACTTCCTAGACAAGATCATGGTGGAGTACGACTGCCCGGATTGCAAGGGCGGTCGGTTGAAGCGGACCCGCGAGCTGGTCGCCGTAAACGGAAAAAGCCTGCCGGCGATCTGCCGGATGCACTTCGGCGAGTTGCTCACATTCCTCCAGGAAGTAGACGCCCCGCCGGATAAACAGGAAGTAGCGTCCGTGCTACTGCGGGAAGTCACCGGCCGGCTCGCGTTGCTCACCGAAATCGGGCTCGACTACCTGAGCCTGGACCGGCGCGCCGGCACGCTCTCCGGCGGCGAGTCGCAGCGCATCCGGCTGTCGACCCAGATCGGCAGCGGGCTCATGGGGATGCTGTACGTGCTCGACGAGCCGAGCATCGGGCT includes the following:
- the uvrA gene encoding excinuclease ABC subunit UvrA; amino-acid sequence: MPPSEPAAPRVAIEVRGARENNLQNVSVDIPRDKLVVVTGVSGSGKSSLAFETVYAEGQRRLLASMSSYAKRFVSQLKKPDVDFVNGLSPVVSIDQKTVGRNPRSTVGTMTDIQDYLRMLYASLGQAHCPWCEAAIPAMTPHRMAEHILALPAGTEVEVRVPVWKVWGEDWNWLLDQIRRHGYRRARVDGDLVDLGSAFRLDDEGDHRIEAVADTFVVEPGIEREIVASLNDARELGDGLLSFHIVGSVEAAHRQRFEADFGCDAHRIVSLDLHHGEFTFNDPAGACPTCGGLGTGKRVHKQLLVPDPTRSLRDGAIVSREYNPGNWTGRILYTLSRRHDFSLDTPFGELPEAIVQLLYYGRAEAPLVIEVPPEAKVGQHYAGREMAFHGFINDIERHYHWYRKQGEANTWTEDFLDKIMVEYDCPDCKGGRLKRTRELVAVNGKSLPAICRMHFGELLTFLQEVDAPPDKQEVASVLLREVTGRLALLTEIGLDYLSLDRRAGTLSGGESQRIRLSTQIGSGLMGMLYVLDEPSIGLHPKDNARMIATIRKLVDIGNTVLVVEHDEDTIRAADYCIEIGPGPGVHGGQVVATGTPDALMANEASLTGAYLTGRRSIALPKKRRTPKRWVAVFGCRHNNLQNVDLAVPLGVFTCLTGASGSGKSSFLHETLYKRLIAELQDSRVLPGDHDRIEGHEAISGVIHIDQSPIGRSSRSNPATYIGIYDHIRKLFATVDKAKKRGYTASRFSFNVKGGRCEQCAGEGSITTKLSFMPDVEVQCPTCKGARYDAHTLEILWNGKSIADVLDMSIEDGVAFFAGQKAIARKLEVLNDLGLGYLKIGHPAPILSGGEAQRVKLAGELSKMKRGQHLLYILDEPTTGLHFADIDRLLDSLNRLVDAGHSVVVIEHNLEVIKTADWIIDMGPEGGHKGGQVLATGRPEDVAGVEASQTGRFLKPLLR